TGATCATGGCTGCATACTCACCCATGAAGAACAGCGCAAACTTCATCGAACTGTATTCCGTGTGATAACCCGCCACCAACTCCGTCTCGCACTCCGGCAAGTCAAATGGTGCCCGGTTGGTCTCCGCAAACATCGAGATCATGAAAATCACGAACGAAATCGCAATCGGCACCAGCAGCACCCAGCGTCCTACCGACAAACCATCCCCCCACAATGGCAACAGCAACCAGCCATGCGCATCTTGATACTCCGTCATCTTCGACAGGTTCAGCTCTCCGAAAATCATCAACAATGGCACAATCGAAAGCCCCAGCGAGATCTCATACGAAATCATCTGCGACGAACTGCGCACGCCACCAAGAAACGGATACTTTGAATTGGACGACCACCCCGCCAGCACAATCCCGTAAACCCCCAAGGACGAGATCGCAAAAATAAACAGCGGCCCCACATTCAGATCCGCAATCACCAACGGCACCGGCTCGTAAATCCATGAACTCGTCACCCCGAAATTTGCCAGCCAGCTAAAGTTCAACTCACTGCCGAAAGGAACCACCGCCGCCGTCACCATGGCCGGCACCATCACCAGAGCCGGAGCCAGCCAGAAATAAAACTTGTTCACGTGCGCCGGAGTGAAATCCTCCTTCAGGAAAAACTTCAATCCATCCGCCAACGGTTGAATCAATCCACCGATCCCAAAAATTCCCACGTCCTTCTTGAATCCAAACAGCGTCAACGGAATCCCCGTGCGGTTCGGCCCCACCCGATCCTGAATGATCGCGCTCACCCGACGTTCGGCATACACCGAATAGGCCACCATGGGCAAAATGACCATGAACGCAAAAAACACGATCTTCAACACCGAGGCGATGAGGAAAACGAAGTCGATGGTGGCGAGGGTGAGAGTCATGCCAAACGGACGGCCAAAAAATTGGATACCCCCCATCATGCGATTGAAGCGCCAACCAGCAACCCGAATTTGTGAAAAATTTCACAAGCGCCCGTTTTCAGCCGCTATTCCTGCTGAAAACTTGAGGTTCGACACCGGAATTCCATGATCATCAGGACACATCGCCACTCCGGCAATGAGCGCGACAAACCCACCCCGACCGTTGGTTGACTCCTCCACCCCTGTTCGAGCTTAAAATCGGCCCTTGCGACGCCCACCAAACAAAACCGCACACCCCACCATCGCTAGCAACGCCCGGGATGGTTCTGGGACCGCCACCAACGAAAGATAATCCACATTGATCCATCCCGCATTGCCTCCAGTGCGCACCCACGACAACACGTGCTCCCCCTCACTCAAGGTGCTCACATCAATGCCATTGACCACCATGAGCTGGCCCGCAGCCGTCATTCCTGTCACCGTATGAAACTTCACATCGTTCAAGTAAAAATCGATATCGTGCGTCGTTCCAGGCAACCCCGCACCCTGTCCACCCCCATAAAAATCGACGGTAAATGTCAAACTCTTATCGGTCCCCACCTCATCCGCCCCAAGCTGGAAATAGATATGGTGGGTCGTTGCACCGGAAGTGATCGCACGGGCAAACCCCAAAATGGATGAAGCATCCAGCCACGGCTCCATCCCCGAGGTCCAAAGCTCACCCACCGAGCCACTGATGCCATCCACCGTGGTGTAATCACCGTTCTCCCAATAATACTTGTTATCGACTCGACCTCCCCCCTCCTGCTCAAACTCTCCAGTCCCAGTGTTATCGATCCCGATATAAAAAACCGTCGATGCAGGACTCACCACCACCAACAACGCAAGCGCGATAAAAACGGTCAGTAAACTCTTCATAACAACAACCCCGGCAACGCCAACCTTACAAAAGTCGGCCAAAACGAGTCAACAGTATTCTGCACAGCCCAGCCTCACGCCGAATTCACACCCGTGGGGAAAATGGCCAAAACCACCGCTCATCCTCACCCAACAATCAAACCCTTGGCGATGCGATCCTTCTCGCGTTCCAAGAGCGGAATCGTCTCGCCGGTTTCCATTACCTGAACCCCAAGCTCACCAATTCGCGTCAGCGTCAAACCGGCAAAGATATCCACCTCCGCCGCCAGCCGCTTGAACACATCATCCACCGAATGCAGCCCATTCGACCCACTCACTGCCAGCACCAGATCCCGCAGAATCTCCCAGTCCTCACGCGCATCGCCCGGCGACTCAATCGCCTTGGCAAGCCGCTGCAAACGACCGGTCACGTTGATCATGCTGCCACGCTTCTCCGCATAGGTCGCTCCCGCCAGCACCACATCCGACAACTCCGCCACGGCATTGGCCAGCACATGACTCGAAGCCAGAAACTCCAGCTTCTCCAAATGCGCTTTCTCCAAGCCGATCTTCAGCAGGTTCTCACCCAGGCTCAACACCACACGGATCTTCCCACCAATGATGTCGGCAACGATCCCCTCCAGCCTCGCCCCTGGCTCAATGCCGAGCACCTTGCGAACGCCGTTGCTGTTCGGATTCATGTCCGCTGCGCGCAGGTAGTTGTCCGGCTCCCGCATCCGCGGCACCACATCCACATGCGGCGTTTTCACCGATGCCACCAGCGACTTGAGCAAATACAACTCCTCATTGGTCATGCGGGCGGAGGCAATGATCGCCACCTGATCCGCTGGAACGCTCTTCAGCCCCTCCGCAATCCGCTCAACTGCCTGCTTCCAAGTCGCCGCCTGGTGACGGCCATCCACCTTGATCATCGGCTGCGTCAGACGGAACTCGCTGTTCACATAGTGAAAATCCAAACGCCCGCGATCGCACATCCAGGTGCTGTTCACCTCATTGTTTTCACGCGGCGTCTGACGGTAAATCGTTTCCTGACGTGAACTCACCGTCATGTTGCAACCCCGACCACACTGCGTGCAGATCGTGTTGGTCTCCTTCAAGAACCACACGCGCTGTTGAAAGCGGAAATCGTTCGAAGTCAGCGCCCCCACCGGACAAATGTCCACCGTGTTGAGCGAATAGTTGTTCTCCAAGCGCTTGCCCGGATGCACCGTCAGCGTCGTAAAGCTGCCCCGCTCAGTAAATCCGAGCACCGGATCATCCACAATCTCCGAACAGAACCGGATACAACGCGAACACATGATGCAGCGCTCATCATCCAGTCGGATGCGCGGCCCAATGTCCACATTCTTCGGTTTTTTGACCTTCTCCTCACGGAAATCACTGCCGCCCTTGCCGTGCTCCACACTGTATTCCTGAAGACGACACTCCCCCGCCTGATCACAAATCGGACAATCCAAAGGGTGATTAATCAACAAAAACTCCATCACTCCACGGCGGCATTCCTCGCTCAACTTGCCTTCCGTGCGAATCCCCATGCCGTCCGCCACCGTGTTCGCACAAGCGATCACTGGTCTCGGCATCCAGCCAATCTTGGCAAATCCAGATTCATCCTTTTCCACCTCCTGACCCGGCGTCGGACGCGGCGGCATGCCCATCTCCACCAAACACATCCGGCAATTGCCCGGAGAGGTCAGCTTCGGATGGTAGCAGTAATGCGGCACCAGCGCCTCAACCTGGCGACACGCTTCAATCATGCGTGTGCCCTTGGGGAACTTGTGCCAGCTACCGTTGATTTGCACATTTACCATGTCCACCGGAGGTGGAGTGGCCGGTGCAGCTGGTGCAGGCGTCGCAGTAGTGCTCATAAATAGGAAACAAAGAGGGCAACCCCACTATTTCGCCAGCCACCCAACCATCAAGCTCAATTTGTGAAAAATTTCACAAGCAAAACGTTGAAGGCTCGTCCCGAGCCTTTCATTCCCATTCCCCACCCAAAGCCCGGGACGGACCTTCTACTCTCCACTTTCCACTTTCCACTACCCCGATCCTTTTTACTCGCCCAAATGTCGACGAATCCACTCTGGATCGCGCCGACCATCGATCACAGCCCAAACAACCACCTCATCATCTTCGAACGTGTAAAAAATCGAGAAGGGGAATACCCGCGCGAGAAGTCGATGATAGTCCAGATAAACTCGACGGTGAATTCCCGCTGAAATCCTCAAGCCCTCAATTTCTGCCCTCAAACTGACGGCGAAATAATCTCCAAGCCCGACCTCCTGAGCCTCATAAAACCAAAACCCTTCATCCAAATCGGCGAACGCTTCCTCAGAAATGCGGAGCTTGATCATTTTTTGCCAATCATGAGTTTCGCCTCATCCCAATCAAGTAGGCGCGAATTTCCAGCCGTCACACGCTCACGCCTCGCATCAAGCAACCTTCTCTGCTCCAAAGGAACATCCACTTCATCCGCACGTTCCCTTAAATCCTGCCAGATCGCCTCCATGATCTGAAGCTTCTCACGAAGAGGGAGTTTTGAAACTTCGGCCACACTCATTGTCTTCCATCTTAATTCAGTCGATCGGCCGTGCCAATTCATTCTTGTTGCGTTATCACCCTTTGCCCTTTTTCCCCTTCTTAAATCCATATTTCACCGGCTTCCGATTCATCATCGTCGCATCTTCCGGCAGCCCGGCCTGCTTCTTCAACTCTCGAATCTGATCCCGCAGCAACGCCGCCTTCTCATACTCGAGTTTGCCCGCCGCCTCCGCCATCTCCTGCTCCAGCTCGCGCAACACCTCCGTCACCTCAAATCCACCCGCCTCTTCCTTCACCACCGACTCCTCCACCTGCCGACCCGCCTCCCAACCGTGCAAACTCTCCTGCACCGCCCGCTTCACCGTCTGCGGCGTGATCCCATGTTTTGTATTGTGCCGCTCCTGCCGATCCCGACGATAGGCACTGATGTTCAACAACGCCTGAATGCTGTCCGTCACCTGATCCGCAAACAACACCACTTCGCCATTGATGTGCCGTGCCGCC
The genomic region above belongs to Phragmitibacter flavus and contains:
- a CDS encoding complex I subunit 1/NuoH family protein, yielding MTLTLATIDFVFLIASVLKIVFFAFMVILPMVAYSVYAERRVSAIIQDRVGPNRTGIPLTLFGFKKDVGIFGIGGLIQPLADGLKFFLKEDFTPAHVNKFYFWLAPALVMVPAMVTAAVVPFGSELNFSWLANFGVTSSWIYEPVPLVIADLNVGPLFIFAISSLGVYGIVLAGWSSNSKYPFLGGVRSSSQMISYEISLGLSIVPLLMIFGELNLSKMTEYQDAHGWLLLPLWGDGLSVGRWVLLVPIAISFVIFMISMFAETNRAPFDLPECETELVAGYHTEYSSMKFALFFMGEYAAMIIGSGLAVTLFFGGWSIPFAPYLGLSHEAGVTPFWLGLLHIASFLTKVVVCIIVFIWVRWTLPRFRYDQLMKLGWLVFFELALANVILTAVLMLFFKI
- a CDS encoding molybdopterin-dependent oxidoreductase — protein: MSTTATPAPAAPATPPPVDMVNVQINGSWHKFPKGTRMIEACRQVEALVPHYCYHPKLTSPGNCRMCLVEMGMPPRPTPGQEVEKDESGFAKIGWMPRPVIACANTVADGMGIRTEGKLSEECRRGVMEFLLINHPLDCPICDQAGECRLQEYSVEHGKGGSDFREEKVKKPKNVDIGPRIRLDDERCIMCSRCIRFCSEIVDDPVLGFTERGSFTTLTVHPGKRLENNYSLNTVDICPVGALTSNDFRFQQRVWFLKETNTICTQCGRGCNMTVSSRQETIYRQTPRENNEVNSTWMCDRGRLDFHYVNSEFRLTQPMIKVDGRHQAATWKQAVERIAEGLKSVPADQVAIIASARMTNEELYLLKSLVASVKTPHVDVVPRMREPDNYLRAADMNPNSNGVRKVLGIEPGARLEGIVADIIGGKIRVVLSLGENLLKIGLEKAHLEKLEFLASSHVLANAVAELSDVVLAGATYAEKRGSMINVTGRLQRLAKAIESPGDAREDWEILRDLVLAVSGSNGLHSVDDVFKRLAAEVDIFAGLTLTRIGELGVQVMETGETIPLLEREKDRIAKGLIVG
- a CDS encoding type II toxin-antitoxin system RelE/ParE family toxin, whose protein sequence is MIKLRISEEAFADLDEGFWFYEAQEVGLGDYFAVSLRAEIEGLRISAGIHRRVYLDYHRLLARVFPFSIFYTFEDDEVVVWAVIDGRRDPEWIRRHLGE
- a CDS encoding addiction module protein, encoding MSVAEVSKLPLREKLQIMEAIWQDLRERADEVDVPLEQRRLLDARRERVTAGNSRLLDWDEAKLMIGKK